A DNA window from candidate division TA06 bacterium contains the following coding sequences:
- a CDS encoding porin family protein → MKKLAAVLLLVMVVAGMAMAEGFEKGKTLIGPTIGWGWGMGFGAAGEYGVTDKIGVGGEFAYSSFTEKYDVWDYWYEWKYTLIGVLGAGAYHFTPGKKFDPYVKLGLGFFNWDAEYKDQYGTTSSSLYLAGYSSGVGYAGQLGARYFFSPTMAGRAALGFPFVFSAGLDFKF, encoded by the coding sequence ATGAAGAAACTGGCAGCAGTGTTATTGTTGGTAATGGTTGTGGCCGGGATGGCCATGGCCGAGGGATTTGAAAAGGGCAAAACTTTGATCGGACCGACTATCGGCTGGGGCTGGGGCATGGGCTTCGGGGCAGCCGGTGAATACGGCGTCACCGACAAGATCGGCGTGGGCGGAGAGTTCGCCTACAGCAGCTTCACCGAAAAATACGACGTGTGGGATTACTGGTACGAATGGAAGTACACCTTGATCGGAGTCTTAGGCGCGGGCGCATACCACTTTACGCCCGGCAAGAAATTCGACCCCTATGTTAAGCTGGGACTGGGTTTCTTCAACTGGGATGCCGAATACAAGGACCAGTATGGCACCACTTCCAGCAGCCTGTATTTAGCTGGATATAGCTCCGGGGTTGGCTATGCCGGACAGCTGGGGGCCCGTTATTTCTTCTCGCCGACCATGGCCGGCCGGGCAGCCCTCGGCTTCCC
- a CDS encoding integration host factor subunit beta, whose translation MTKADLVKIVCDKTGFTQRDAKILVDSFLDSIMQTLSEGKNIEIRGFGRFKIKERKPRLARNPRRPQETVQIPARLTPVFQASNELKALVMQK comes from the coding sequence ATGACTAAGGCTGATCTGGTGAAGATAGTCTGCGACAAAACCGGTTTTACCCAGCGCGATGCCAAGATCCTCGTTGATTCGTTTTTGGATTCCATCATGCAGACGCTGTCCGAAGGCAAGAACATCGAGATCAGAGGCTTTGGGCGCTTCAAGATCAAGGAGCGCAAGCCCCGGCTGGCCCGCAACCCCCGCCGGCCCCAGGAGACGGTCCAGATACCGGCCCGGCTGACCCCGGTCTTCCAGGCCTCCAACGAACTCAAAGCCCTGGTAATGCAAAAATAA
- a CDS encoding zinc ribbon domain-containing protein, with translation MPIYEFECRQCQRKFDQLMRASDADPKCPECQSAAVEKLFSAFGCKSQSGFVSSSSKSGCHSCSSHNCGSCH, from the coding sequence ATGCCGATATACGAATTTGAGTGCCGGCAGTGCCAGCGTAAATTTGACCAGTTGATGCGGGCTTCCGATGCCGATCCCAAGTGCCCTGAATGCCAAAGCGCCGCGGTGGAAAAACTTTTTTCAGCCTTCGGCTGCAAGAGCCAGAGCGGGTTTGTGTCATCCTCTTCTAAATCCGGCTGCCATAGCTGCTCCTCGCATAACTGCGGGAGTTGTCATTGA